The Bacteroides ovatus genomic interval AAGAAACAATCAAGAAACGTCTGCATGTATATCATTCACAGACTGCTCCACTGATCGACTGGTACAAGAACGAAAAGAAATACCAACATATCAACGGCTTGGGTACTATGGAAGGTATCTTCGCTGAAATCTGCGAAGCAGTAGATAAATTGTAATAATACAATATTATAAATAAATAAGTCAGTAGCCGGAGTGTTCTAATTAACTGCTCTAACTACTGACTACTTTAACTCTTTAAAAAAATATGGCTGAATCGAATTTTGTTGATTACGTAAAGATATACTGTCGCTCGGGTAAGGGCGGAAGAGGCTCTACGCACATGAGGCGCGAGAAATATTGTCCTAACGGAGGTCCTGACGGGGGCGATGGTGGAAGAGGAGGTCATATCATCTTGCGCGGTAACCGTAATTACTGGACATTGCTGCACTTGAAGTATGACCGTCATGCAATGGCCGGTCATGGTGAATCGGGGAGCAAAGGACGTAGCTTCGGAAAAGACGGTGCGGATAAAATAATAGAAGTGCCCTGCGGAACGGTAGTTTATAATGCCGAGACAGGGGAGTATCTTTGTGACGTAACAGAAGACGGACAGGAAGTGATCTTGCTCAAAGGCGGTCGCGGCGGTCAGGGTAACTGGCATTTCAAGACGGCCACCCGTCAGGCTCCGCGTTTTGCGCAGCCGGGAGAGCCGATGCAGGAAATGACCGTTATCATGGAGCTGAAACTGCTTGCCGATGTCGGTCTGGTAGGTTTCCCGAATGCGGGAAAGTCAACTTTGCTTTCTTCCATTTCGGCTGCTAAACCGAAAATTGCCGATTACCCGTTTACTACGCTCGAACCCAACTTGGGCATCGTTTCCTATCACGGTGGAAAATCCTTTGTGATGGCGGACATACCGGGTATTATCGAAGGTGCCAGCCAGGGAAAAGGTTTGGGACTGCGTTTCTTGCGTCATATCGAGCGTAATTCATTACTGCTGTTTATGGTTCCGGCAGACAGCGACGACATTCGTAAGGAATACGAAGTCTTGCTGAACGAACTGCGTACTTTCAATCCTGAAATGTTGGACAAGCAACGTGTGTTGGCTGTCACCAAGAGCGATATGCTCGATCAGGAATTGATGGACGAAATAGAACCTACATTGCCGGAAGGCATTCCCCACGTATTCATATCTTCTGTTTCCGGTTTGGGTATCTCGGTGTTGAAAGACATTCTTTGGGAAGAACTGAATAAGGAAAGCAATAAGATAGAGGACATCGTTCACCGTCCGAAGGACGTAACCCGTCTGCAACAGGAGCTCAAAGACATGGGCGAAGATGAAGACATCGTTTATGAATATGATGACAATGTTGATGATGATGACGATGATATCGACTATGAATACGAGGAAGAAGATTGGGAAGAAAAATGATTTCACTTACAAAAAATAATGAGTTGAAGGGATATAAGTCACTGGATGTATATCCTGAGGTAGCTCATTTCGTAACAACGCGTCACGAAGGTATAAGCACCGGAGCTTACGGCTCTTTCAACTGTTCGCCTTATACCAACGACTCATGCATGAACGTCAATCGCAATCAGAGCTGGTTGTTTCAGTGCATGAATCATCAGATAAAGGAGTTGTTTATTCCTGAACAGAGCCATGGTTGTGCCAGTCTGATTATCAATGAATCATTTTTTAAAGAGTCATTAGAAATGAGACGGCTACTTTTGCGAGGAATGGATGCCTTGATAACTAATGTGCCGGGGTATTGCGTTTGCGTCACGACGGCGGATTGTGTTCCTGTATTGCTGTACGACAAAAAACAACACGTTGTGGCTGCCGTTCATGCCGGATGGAAAGGAACTGTGAAGCATATTGTCAGTCATGTGATGGATCACTTGAATCAGAAATTCGGGACGCAAGGCGAAGATGTGGTAGCTTGCATCGGGCCGAGCATTTCGCTCGAATCATTTGAAGTAGGTGATGAGGTGTATGATGCTTTTAAAGAAAGCGGTTTCGATATGTCTCTTATTTCTATGAAGAAGAAGGAGACGGGCAAATATCATATTGATTTGTGGGAAGCCAACCGGATTGAATTACTGAATGCCGGAGTGCCTGCAGAACAGATAGAAGTAGCTGGCATCTGTACCTATATTCATCATGATGAATTCTTCTCCGCACGTAGACTGGGAATAGATTCCGGTCGTATCTTGTCGGGAATAATGATTAGAAAGTAATAATTGGTGTCCGTAATTGCAGGACGCTGATGATTGGTTTATGATAAGTTATGTTTGAAATAAAAGTATCTAAAGAAATAAAAGACGCATGCCCGGTTTTCGCCGGAGCCGCCGTGTATGCTGCAGTGAAGAATACTGCTTACAGCGAAGGTCTTTGGCGTGAAATCAATGCTTTCACCGAACAACTGACTTCCACTACACAGATGGAAGACATCAAACATCAACCTGTTATCTTTGCTACCCGTGAGGCTTATAAACGTTGTGGCAAAGACCCCGGACGTTATCGTCCGTCAGCCGAAGCTTTGCGTCGCCGCCTGATGCGCGGAATCCCTTTATATCAGATTGATACACTGGTAGACCTGATTAACCTCGTGTCTCTTCGTACGGGACATTCTATTGGTGGTTTCGATGCGGATAAAATACAAGGTACACACCTTGAACTCGGTATCGGCAAAGCTGGAGAACCGTTTGAAGGTATCGGTCGCGGTGTGTTGAATATTGAAGGATTACCCGTATATCGCGATTCATTCGGAGGAATCGGAACACCGACAAGCGATCACGAACGTACGAAGATGGATCTCGGAACTACTCATATCCTGGCGATAGTCAACGGTTATAATGGGAAAGATGGTTTGCAAGAAGCTGTTGAAATGATACAAACCTTATTAAGAAACTATACAGAATCGGATGGAGGCGAAATCGTATTCTTCGAATAATTAGAATGAGTGCTCTAAGAAAAAAGACATGAAAAACATACTTATCTTACTGACAGTTTTATTATTGCCACTGACTGCCGCCGGGCAGGATAAATCCTCCTTCTCTGCCCGCGAAATGGCTGATGTACGGGTAGCTACTCCCGGATTATTTGCTAAAAGCAATCATATCTATCTGCATTTGGATTCTCTGAAAGATCACGAATATGCTTTCCCATTACCCGGAGGAAAAGTAATCTCTGCCTATGGAACTCGCGGAGGACATTCAGGAACAGACATTAAGACCTGTGCAAAAGATACGATTCGTGCTGCTTTTGATGGAGTGGTGCGTATGTCGAAACCCTATTATGCCTATGGAAATATCGTTGTAATCCGCCACGCTAACGGATTGGAAACACTTTATAGCCACAATTTCAAGAATCTGGTTAAAACTGGTGATGTCGTAAAAGCCGGACAACCTATCGGGCTGACAGGACGTACCGGTCGTGCCACTACCGAACATGTACACTTCGAAACCCGTATTAACGGGCAACATTTTAATCCGAATCTCATTTTTGACTTAAAAGAGAGAACATTGCGGAAAGAATGTATCAAGTGTACCAAGAACGGGAGTAAAATCGTTGTGAAGACTCAAATTCCTGACAATCGGATTGCTCAAAATAAAAAGTAAAGGGCTATCAGTAGTTGATGAATAGCCGGGAGATTATGACAAATTATGGCACAAATTTTATACAGACCGGCTTGTCTACTTTAATATCCTGCTGTACATCTGTTAATAGTCCTGTATCTGCATCTCTTTCATAAACTTGTATCACATTGCTATCTCTGCAAGCAACCAACAAGTATTTGCCATTAGGCGTGATGATGAAATTGCGTGGATGAATCCCTGTCAGTTGGTAGCCTGCTTTCGCCAACATTCCGTTATCCGGGTGAATACTGAATATGGCAATACCATCTGCTTTCAAACGATTGCTGGCATACAGGAATTTACCATCCGGGCTGATATGAATATCAGCACTTCCTTGTGCGTTTACCGTATCGGCAGCGATTGTCTGGATCTCTTTTAAATCTCCGTCTTTATATTCAAAAGCGATTACTGTGCCCGATAACTCATTAATCAGATAGGCGTAATGGCCATTTGGCGAGAAAGTCAGATGACGGGGACCCGAACCGGCTTTCACTTTAGAGGCAGCAGGCGATCCTTCTTTCAGAAATGCTTCCTTATTTTCTGCATTTGCAGCTGGGTTAATGATAAACTTATGTATTTGATCTGTACCCAAGTCATCGGCAAACAAGTATTTACCATCCGGAGTGATACGGACACAATGCAGATGCGGTTTCTCTTGTCGTTCCTTGTCTACTCCCGTACCTTTGAATTGTATAATATCGGAAGCGGGTAGGAGCGAGCCATCTTTTGCGATAGGGAAAACGGAAATGCTGCCGCCACTGTAGTTGGCGGTTATCACATTATTTCCACTGGCGATGATATAGCAGGGATCTTCACCTCCCGTTTGCTGTGAATTTAATAGTTGCAAAGTACCTTTTTCTTTATTGAAGGCAAATGCATTGGCGGCAGCTTGCGTACTATTGAATTCACTGACTGCATAGACGAATTTTCCGTCGGCAGATGGAACAAGATAAGAAGGATTTTCAATTTCCGTTTCACTTAAGGGAGTGGCAGTCCCGTTTTCTTCATTGAAGCGGTAGCTATATATCCCTTTACTGGTTCCTGATGTGTAAGTACCCACCAACATGGTTAGTTCGTTTTCCGTTGTATCGGTTGTTTCCATAGGAGTCTTTTTTTTAGAAGTACAGCCACTGATACTGATTCCGAATATGCAAACAGCGGCAAATGCTTTGAATATATATGTTTTAGATAGATATGTCTTAATCATAAGTAGCTTATTATTGGTTGATTTTTCATGATGCTTTTTCATCTTAAATATAAAATAGCTCCGTAAAGATAGTGCTTTGATATAATATTTGCTAACGTCTTCTCGTAAATTAGAAAACATTTCCTATCTTTGCACTCTTGGAAAGCGTTCTAAACAATCGCTATTCTGTACGAATAAAAATTTGGGGTTGACTGGATTTGACAGCGGGCAGAAATGGTAGGTAAGCATGCAGTGGGTCGGTAATTTCCACTTAAATATCAGTTATCAAAATTTTATCTGGCGAAACTAATTACGCTCTTGCTGCTTAATCGAATCACAGTAGATTAGCTTAATCCAGGCACTAGGTGCCAGGACGAGACATCACTCGGAAGCTGTTGCTCCGAAGCATTCCGGTTCAGTGGTGCAGTTACATCGGGGATAGTCAAAGGCGGCCTCGCACTTTTGATGAAACTTTAGAGGATAAGGCAGGAATTGATGGCTTTGGTTCTGTTCCTGCACGAAAATTTAGGCAAAGATAAGCATGTAGAAAGCTTATGATTTCCTCGTTTGGACCGGGGTTCGATCCCCCGCAGCTCCACTTTAAATGCTGATTTCTAGTGTTTTATGAGATTTGCACCCCGCTTTACATCCTAATAATGTAAAGCGGGGTGTTTTTGTTTTATTTAATATTTCTATTTTCTGTGATATTCATCTGTTCGTCAATGCTCGGGTCGAATCGGTCGTTGTATAGGTGGCAGACGGCTTAAATGTCAAGACTGTCACAACGGGACTGATCGGATTACTTTTCGTCTTTCTTGTTATCGAGTAGCTGTGATAATTCTTCCTCCACTTCCTCGATACTTGGCAAGGCGGATTTCAGATTTTCGGGAATGGCTTTGCTTAGCTGGTAGTCGCTTACTCCTATGGGCTGTGCATAGCCCGTTAGGGCATATTGTGCCACTACTTCATCTTTACCTTTGCAGAGCAACAATCCTATTGTCTTGTTGTCGTTTTCACCTCTCAACTGGTCGTCTACGATGTTGATGTAGAAATTCAATTGCCCTGCATATTCTGGCTTGAATGGAGTAGCCTTTAATTCTACGACTATATAGGAGTGAAGTTTTATGGAGTATAGGATAAGGTCTGCATAAAAATCGCTGTCCCCGACTTGGAAATGTTTCTGTTTGGCTACAAAGGCGAAGCCGTTCCCCATTTCCAATAGATACCTTGTGACGTGTTCTACAAGCTGTTTTTCAATATCCCTTTCATCTGCCAGTTCTTTTGTACCTGCTACATCGAATATATACGGGTCTTTCAGCAAATAGTTGGCTAAGTCACTTTGAGGGGTGGGCAAGGTCTTTGTGAAATTGTTGACTTTCTGTGTTTCTATCTGCCGTTTGAACAGATTAGTCTCAATCTGTATCTTTAATACGTTGCTGCTCCATCCGTTTTCAACGGACTGTTTCATGTACCAATATTTGTTTCCTAAGGGTAATGAGCTATCCAATAGTATCACATGACTGGTCCAGTTTATTTTTGAAATGGGGGAACAAACAAAATCCTTTTCAATATCATCAATGGATGTTTGCAGCATTGCGGAGATTGTCTTGTCTATCTTTTGAATTTGCGCAAGAGGCTCTTGCGTAAATTCTTTTGATTGAAATATATTTGTCTGAAATTGCGCAAGAGGTTCTTGCGTAATTGGTAAACAGTTCAGTTCATCAGTCAAGGATAGCATATTGGGGATTGTTGGCGTTCTCAACACCTTGTCACAAGAAAGCATTCTTTGTAATATCTCTAGTGGGTATGTTCGGGCAAACTGACACATATAGGTAAGGCTTCTCGCTGAATATCCTTTCTTTTCGGGATAGTGCATCTTGATAGCCTTTGAAATCTGACTTATGGCTTTTGGATAGCCTCTTTTTATTATGGAGTCATAAATGAAGCACTCCCACTTCGCGAACCATTTATTTTTATATCCGTATCAGGCAATAATCTTTTAATACGCTCTATTTCCTCTTTAGTAATCTTTCCATATAAACTCAACGATCCGATTTTTATTTTTGATATTTCGTCCGGTATATCAATTGTATCGATAAATTGGATATCCAACCTTTTTATTTCTTTGAGCTCCAACAGTACAGCCGGAAATTCTTTTACTCTGATATTGATGCCGCTTCCCCAGCCATCCTTTTGAGCATCAGCACTTAATTTACTTTTTAATCCTTCCTTGTTAACATCTTTCTTCCTGACCATCCAACCAATTTGCGGTCGCAGAGCAAAAGTCTTGCTGTTTTGTTCTAACCCGATGAAACCTGCCCAAAATTCTAATGGAGTTTCTTTGACAGCGTCGCCATATACTTCCTGATACTTTACATCTACCTTCACTATCTCATCAGGGAGACAATTTTTGCCTTCAAGCTGTTTCAGATAATTTCTTTTCCCTTCCTTATCATAAGGGAAAAACTTCACGATCCATCCATCAATAATGTTTGGGGCTCCGTATCGTTTCTGTGAATGATATTTAAACATGTTGCGCCAAAAGTTCTTATTAACTTCTCCTTTGGATGCTTTGACAAATTCTTCCAAAAGAGGTTCCAATTCTGAAATCCACCAATCGAGTTTGTATTCTTTCAAGCCTCTGGCTTTGTGCAGTAGTTTTTCCCAGTCCTCTGGTGTTCCTTCGAGAGTTATTTCAGGTATTCCACAGACAATGCGTATGATTATAAACTCAAAATAAGGTTTTACAGCCTCCATGATTGTTATTTCGGAAGCAACTTTCTCTAAAGAGGTAGTCGTTGAAAAATTGCAGGTGAGCAGTTCGGTCAGATGATTACCGGTGTATTGGGATATTTGTTCTGTAAATTGCGGGAAGATTTCCTCCCATGAAAGAGTAGGGTCCTCCAATTTTTTGTCTTCTCTTATAATTAAGGATAGTTTGCCGGAGAAATCAACAAGCTCATTTCTCATAGATTCCTGATTGGCATTGATATGGCGTGCAAATCCCTGGCTGATTAATAGCCAAATCATGTCCGGGGACAATACAAATGGCCTGTGATCCGCATAAGCCTGATACATACCGTTGAAAAAAGAATTAGGGCCAAAAGAAACGAGACTGTCGGGAGATTCGCTCTTTGCAATGATATGATAAGGAACCTTGATATTCTTCTCTTTTATCTCATAAGGCTCTATGTTCATATCTGATAATATAAGACTTTCGTAAATTTCATTCGGGGAGTCTAGATGAAGTAATTCTTCAGGCTTTGAAAGCTTTTCGACCTTAAAAGTGATTCCATTTTGAGCGAATGTGGAAACACTGCAAAATATGAATAAGCAAAATAATGTGTTTTTCATAATCTTAAAGAGTTGTATGGTGGCACAAACTTATTAACTACCTCTATATTTTGAATAGACGATATGCAAATATAATATTATAAGAACTGTCTTTGACAAGATATTGAATGTTTTTTTGACTTATATCTATAAAAATCATAAGCATATTATTTCTTGAACCGATAAGCAGGATTTATTCAGGAATTTATAGTAAGTTTGCTCTGCTAATCCTAAACAATGACGCAGAGAAAGATTATACATATCGACATGGATGCCTTCTATGCCTCTGTAGAACAGCGTGATAATCCAGAACTTCGTGGCAAGCCTTTAGCGGTAGGTCATGCAGAAGAGAGGGGAGTCGTGGCTGCTGCTAGCTATGAAGCCCGGCGTTACGGTGTCCGTTCCGCTATGGCTTCGCAAAAGGCGAAACGTCTTTGTCCCCAACTCATTTTTGTACCTGGCAGGATGGATGTTTATAAATCCGTTTCCCGTCAGATACATGAGATTTTCCACGAATATACGGATATCATCGAACCTCTGTCTCTGGATGAAGCTTTCTTGGATGTCACTGAAAACAAGAAAGATATTTCCCTGGCTGTGGATATAGCAAAGGAAATAAAGCAGAAGATACGGGAACAACTCAACCTTGTTGCGTCTGCCGGAGTTTCTTATAATAAGTTTCTGGCTAAAATAGCTTCGGACTATCGCAAACCGGATGGCTTATGCACCATTCATCCGGAACAAGCCCTTGATTTTATAGCCCGTCTTCCTATCGAATCTTTTTGGGGAGTGGGTCCGGTGACTGCAAAGAAGATGCATTTACTTGGCATCCACAATGGACTTCAACTACGGAAATGCTCTCTTGAAATGCTGACAGCCCATTTCGGGAAAGCCGGCGCACTGTATTATGAGTGCTCACGAGGAATTGACGAACGCCCTGTCGAAGCAATTCGTATCCGTAAATCCATTGGCTGCGAACGTACATTGGAACGTGATATTTCAGCCCGTTCATCGGTCATTATCGAACTATACCATGTGGCGGTAGAGCTGATTGAACGTCTTCAGCGAAAAGACTTCAAAGGCAACACGCTTACCCTGAAAATCAAGTTTCATGATTTTAGCCAGATAACCCGAAGCCTTACTCAATCGCAGGAACTCACCACCTTAGACCGGGTACTCCCACTTGCAAAAGAATTGCTTAAAAGTGTCGAATTTGAGCAACATCCAATCCGGCTCATCGGTCTTTCCGTCTCCAATCCAAAAGAGGAAGCCGATGAACAACACGGTGTTTGGGAACAGTTGAGCTTTGAATTTAGCGATTGGGATTGAAGGCGAAGAGGAAGAAATAGAGGAATGAAGAGGAAAGAATAGGGGATGAAAAAGAAGAGAATCAAAGAATGAAAAAAGAAAGAGGATTGAATATCCAAACAGATACTTTGTCTGAAGTAAAACAGATACTCTATTTGAAATAAAATAGAGCCTTTATTTGCCCTAAACAGAGCCTCTGTTTGGAATAAATAGAACCTTTATTTTCTCCAAAGGGAGCCTCTATTTTCTAAAACTGCATCTTTGTTTTTCCGAAATGAAAACCCGGTTTCCGTGTGACTTAAATTGTTTTTATAGTGACTTAAATTGTTTCTACAATGACTTAAATTGCTTTTATAATGACTTAAAAGCCTAAAATATAGCAATTAAGAGTACTATTTTTGAAGTATGTACTTTTTTGTCATCAGGTTCGTATGATTTACTCACCTCATTTTTTATCAGATACGTTATCTTTGCAATACTTAAATGAATGAAAATACCATGAATCGAATGAAACATTTATTTTGTGTTCTTTTACTAGCAGCTTTAGGAAGTTTTTCTTTCAAGGCAAGCGCTTACACCGAACGCAATATGCTGCAAAAAGCGGCAGACGAAACTACGTTGAAAAACGTGTTGGTAATGAAACAAGCATGGGTGCCTTATCCTGCTTATACAGATCGTGCCGCCTGGGATTCTTTGATGGGTCCCAATAAGCAACGCCTCATCGAAGCCGGTGAAAAACTCCTCGACTATAAATGGCAACTGATACCTGCCACTGCTTATCTGGAATATGAACGTAGCGGTAACCGTAAAATAATGGAAGTTCCTTATGACGCCAACCGCCAGGCACTTAACGCCTTGATGCTCGCCGAACTGGCCGAAGGGAAAGGACGTTTTATCGACCAATTACTGAACGGAGCATATATGAGCTGTGAAATGAATTCATGGGTTCTATCCGCACACTTGCCCCGCCAGAGTAGCAAACGTTCACTTCCCGACTTCCGCGAACAGATTATCGACCTCGGTTCAGGCGGATACGGAGCTTTAATGGCTTGGGTACACTATTTCTTCCGCAAACCATTCGACAAAATCAATCCTGTGGTATCCTTGCAAATGCGTAAAGCAATCAAAGAACGTATTCTCGATCCGTATATGAACGACGACGAAATGTGGTGGATGGCTTTTAACTGGAAACCGGGAGAAATCATCA includes:
- a CDS encoding M23 family metallopeptidase → MKNILILLTVLLLPLTAAGQDKSSFSAREMADVRVATPGLFAKSNHIYLHLDSLKDHEYAFPLPGGKVISAYGTRGGHSGTDIKTCAKDTIRAAFDGVVRMSKPYYAYGNIVVIRHANGLETLYSHNFKNLVKTGDVVKAGQPIGLTGRTGRATTEHVHFETRINGQHFNPNLIFDLKERTLRKECIKCTKNGSKIVVKTQIPDNRIAQNKK
- a CDS encoding lactonase family protein; the protein is MIKTYLSKTYIFKAFAAVCIFGISISGCTSKKKTPMETTDTTENELTMLVGTYTSGTSKGIYSYRFNEENGTATPLSETEIENPSYLVPSADGKFVYAVSEFNSTQAAANAFAFNKEKGTLQLLNSQQTGGEDPCYIIASGNNVITANYSGGSISVFPIAKDGSLLPASDIIQFKGTGVDKERQEKPHLHCVRITPDGKYLFADDLGTDQIHKFIINPAANAENKEAFLKEGSPAASKVKAGSGPRHLTFSPNGHYAYLINELSGTVIAFEYKDGDLKEIQTIAADTVNAQGSADIHISPDGKFLYASNRLKADGIAIFSIHPDNGMLAKAGYQLTGIHPRNFIITPNGKYLLVACRDSNVIQVYERDADTGLLTDVQQDIKVDKPVCIKFVP
- the obgE gene encoding GTPase ObgE; the protein is MAESNFVDYVKIYCRSGKGGRGSTHMRREKYCPNGGPDGGDGGRGGHIILRGNRNYWTLLHLKYDRHAMAGHGESGSKGRSFGKDGADKIIEVPCGTVVYNAETGEYLCDVTEDGQEVILLKGGRGGQGNWHFKTATRQAPRFAQPGEPMQEMTVIMELKLLADVGLVGFPNAGKSTLLSSISAAKPKIADYPFTTLEPNLGIVSYHGGKSFVMADIPGIIEGASQGKGLGLRFLRHIERNSLLLFMVPADSDDIRKEYEVLLNELRTFNPEMLDKQRVLAVTKSDMLDQELMDEIEPTLPEGIPHVFISSVSGLGISVLKDILWEELNKESNKIEDIVHRPKDVTRLQQELKDMGEDEDIVYEYDDNVDDDDDDIDYEYEEEDWEEK
- the pgeF gene encoding peptidoglycan editing factor PgeF; protein product: MISLTKNNELKGYKSLDVYPEVAHFVTTRHEGISTGAYGSFNCSPYTNDSCMNVNRNQSWLFQCMNHQIKELFIPEQSHGCASLIINESFFKESLEMRRLLLRGMDALITNVPGYCVCVTTADCVPVLLYDKKQHVVAAVHAGWKGTVKHIVSHVMDHLNQKFGTQGEDVVACIGPSISLESFEVGDEVYDAFKESGFDMSLISMKKKETGKYHIDLWEANRIELLNAGVPAEQIEVAGICTYIHHDEFFSARRLGIDSGRILSGIMIRK
- a CDS encoding DUF4419 domain-containing protein, which encodes MKNTLFCLFIFCSVSTFAQNGITFKVEKLSKPEELLHLDSPNEIYESLILSDMNIEPYEIKEKNIKVPYHIIAKSESPDSLVSFGPNSFFNGMYQAYADHRPFVLSPDMIWLLISQGFARHINANQESMRNELVDFSGKLSLIIREDKKLEDPTLSWEEIFPQFTEQISQYTGNHLTELLTCNFSTTTSLEKVASEITIMEAVKPYFEFIIIRIVCGIPEITLEGTPEDWEKLLHKARGLKEYKLDWWISELEPLLEEFVKASKGEVNKNFWRNMFKYHSQKRYGAPNIIDGWIVKFFPYDKEGKRNYLKQLEGKNCLPDEIVKVDVKYQEVYGDAVKETPLEFWAGFIGLEQNSKTFALRPQIGWMVRKKDVNKEGLKSKLSADAQKDGWGSGINIRVKEFPAVLLELKEIKRLDIQFIDTIDIPDEISKIKIGSLSLYGKITKEEIERIKRLLPDTDIKINGSRSGSASFMTP
- the dinB gene encoding DNA polymerase IV, translating into MTQRKIIHIDMDAFYASVEQRDNPELRGKPLAVGHAEERGVVAAASYEARRYGVRSAMASQKAKRLCPQLIFVPGRMDVYKSVSRQIHEIFHEYTDIIEPLSLDEAFLDVTENKKDISLAVDIAKEIKQKIREQLNLVASAGVSYNKFLAKIASDYRKPDGLCTIHPEQALDFIARLPIESFWGVGPVTAKKMHLLGIHNGLQLRKCSLEMLTAHFGKAGALYYECSRGIDERPVEAIRIRKSIGCERTLERDISARSSVIIELYHVAVELIERLQRKDFKGNTLTLKIKFHDFSQITRSLTQSQELTTLDRVLPLAKELLKSVEFEQHPIRLIGLSVSNPKEEADEQHGVWEQLSFEFSDWD
- a CDS encoding YhcG family protein encodes the protein MYDSIIKRGYPKAISQISKAIKMHYPEKKGYSARSLTYMCQFARTYPLEILQRMLSCDKVLRTPTIPNMLSLTDELNCLPITQEPLAQFQTNIFQSKEFTQEPLAQIQKIDKTISAMLQTSIDDIEKDFVCSPISKINWTSHVILLDSSLPLGNKYWYMKQSVENGWSSNVLKIQIETNLFKRQIETQKVNNFTKTLPTPQSDLANYLLKDPYIFDVAGTKELADERDIEKQLVEHVTRYLLEMGNGFAFVAKQKHFQVGDSDFYADLILYSIKLHSYIVVELKATPFKPEYAGQLNFYINIVDDQLRGENDNKTIGLLLCKGKDEVVAQYALTGYAQPIGVSDYQLSKAIPENLKSALPSIEEVEEELSQLLDNKKDEK
- a CDS encoding B3/4 domain-containing protein, which encodes MFEIKVSKEIKDACPVFAGAAVYAAVKNTAYSEGLWREINAFTEQLTSTTQMEDIKHQPVIFATREAYKRCGKDPGRYRPSAEALRRRLMRGIPLYQIDTLVDLINLVSLRTGHSIGGFDADKIQGTHLELGIGKAGEPFEGIGRGVLNIEGLPVYRDSFGGIGTPTSDHERTKMDLGTTHILAIVNGYNGKDGLQEAVEMIQTLLRNYTESDGGEIVFFE